ttttataccCAAACAGAGGCCAGATGATGGCAGCAGAGATGTACAGAGCCACGGCGACTATGTCAAGCACCAGCTCCAACTTATCGAGGCCGCAGAATCGCAGCAGATCCACGCACTTCTGCAGGTGTAACGGGATCACCACCACAGTTGGAATGAAACACACCACATAAACCAGAATGCACCAGATCAAACCTCCAGGCCGGAACTGTTCTTCCACCCCTAAGAAGTAGCTGTGTACCGCGGTAAAGATGAGGCAGGCCACAAACGCCTGGCTGAAGCGCAGGATGCCTCGTACGCTGGACAGATAGCCTTCAGGACACTTGAGTTTTAACATCACGGCGTCGACCACATACACACCGAACGCCAGGATAGAGGCGATGGCACAGATAATGTCTGCGATGCATATGGAGCACACAAACACAGTGCAGTAGATGAGACATGCAGACAACAGCATGAGAGACGACAGAAGGCTCAGTCCACAGGAGAGATCAGCCCAGGAGTGCTTCAGCACAAAGGTCTCCACCGGTTTATCCACCAGGCACTTCTCGAATACCAAGATCACCACAGCCACGACGAGGCCGAACACCCACACAAACTCACACCAGATCCCGTAGGGACTGTACATGGGGCCACGAAACATCGGGATGATCAGTGCCAACGCACAGAACACGATCTCCAGGATCCGGAAAATATGGGAGAGACTCAGTCCGAGCAACATTTTGTCTTCGTCTGATGCTAGAGAAGTGTGAGCCGTGCTCATGTGCACCGTTACTTCACACTGCATGATTTACATTTTACACTGACAATAAAGCCTGTGCACACACCATAAACTCTCAGTGTGACTTCTTCTCTATCTTTAATCTATTGTAAAACCTCCCTGACAacaattaaaagtgagtttagtGAGTGAATGAAAGTatgaacattttcaaaaaacCGAAGAGGAAGTGAGCGGTGATGCTCAGCATATTAAACCAAGGGttttcaatcatttaaaaaagggaaaaaaggtcCCTGGAAGAAAAAATGATGAGGATGTCGAAGATCTTGATGAAGAATGACTTTTTTATTCAGAATGAACTCGAACATCTTTTTACATGGTTATAGTTTACTATACTTCATGTAAATGAAGGTCTGTATGTTAATGAAGTTTTAATTGTCTGAGATGGTTCTTGGTGTCTCACATTCATTCCCGTTCTTCTTCTCTATAAAAATTGATGCATTTTGGGAAATGAGCATTATCAGACATCTATATTGGAGTGGAATCTGGGTCAGAGTAGATATAGTTTCTTAcatcatatataatatatgtttcgTTCAGAATAGGTAAGATTTTGTCAGTaagaaagtctcttctgctcaccaagctgcatttatgtgtttaataaatactatgaaatctgtaatattgtgaaatattattataatttcaaagaacagtttaatatttgaatatattttgaaatataatttattcctgtgatgtgcagctgtattttcagcatcattccttcagtcttcagtgtcacatgatcttcagaaatcagaataatatgacgatctgctgcacaagaaacatttctgattattttcaatgtaaaaaaaaagtattttgtaacattagaaatgtctttattgttacttttgactgattcgatacatttatttatttatttcaaattataaaaaaggGACAGTGCACATTAATCAACATTCATGAATGTAAAAGTACCCAAATTAGCCCAAAGACTAGTTTTCATTGGTAGTCCTTTTGCCAGATGTTtttaggccaaaaaaaaaaaaaagagaaaaaaaagaatgaaattctACCAAAAATTTAACAACTAATTATACAAACATCACATTAGTTATaatactatacacacacacagacagtatatatatatatataaataaaaccatttatttTGAACAATCAAGCTTTTTATGGAAGTGAAATagaaaatacataaacatttccAGTAACTATATAGAAACAAAAATAACATGAGAGTATCTTGAAATTGGCATTAATGATTCAAAGAAGAACGTTTACCGTCTCACCTTTACAGTGAAAAGGttctagattattaaaatgttcttcacattaaAAGAAAAGGGTTCTTTGAAGAACTGTTTCTGGAAGTTCTTTGGGGAATCAGAAATGGTTCTTTAATGGCATCAACAAACACCcttttgcaacttttttttttttttaagtactgatGCTATTGAGAGCGTTTGAATCCACAGATACCCAAGCAGGTCAAGACCAGGTCAGCCACATACAGGCCGAGGTTAACGTAGGTCATGAAGGTCACAACAAACTGGATGCTCCATATACAGCTGTTTCCCGGACAGTCTTGGGGCCGCGGGTTTCCTCTAAAGCTGTAGATGGGCCAGAGGATAGCGGCAGAGATGTAAAGCAGCACTGATATTAACAGCAACAGCATGGTGAAACAATCAATGCTGAAGGGCAGACAGTTCTTTAACTTGGTCAAGATGTTGACGATGATGGTCACGAGGGTAAGAGGCAAAGGAACCGCGTAGGCCACGATGCACCACAGCAGAGCCGGTTGACCCATGTAACCGATCAGGGATATGAGGATGATGCATGCAACGAAGGCCTCGAGAATCTTAATGAAGCCTGGAAGCACAGAAACGTACGTTGCAGAGCGTGTCGCATCACATTTGTCCCTGAACGTCTCCACACAGTAAAGCACGCAACACACGGCCGAGAGGATCGTGACCATCCAGCCCCAGATGCACTTCTGGCAGATGTAGAAGTTGGCGAACATCGCCGTGCAGGAAAACGTGCAGAGTGATGCCATCATGGCCATGCCAGTCGTGAAGTCATCCCAGTCCATGCAAAACACCAGGATCAGCTTGTGGATGAGGAACACCTCCACTATGGTGATGATCAGCGAGATGATGGGACACAGACCCCACACCACCATGCAGTAGATCCAGTAGGTGTGAAACGGCCGATCCCAGACGCAGCTCACCGCAATCGTCACCACGCACATCACGATCTGCAGCATGTGCAGGGCACTCCGAGTGCTCTTCAGGGTGGAAAGAGAGAATTTGggcttttccattttgaaatgaGTTCACCGGATAACAAGCTTGGAGCGGTGCTTCAAGAGGTCTGAAGGCGTTATGGAAATGAGCTGCATTCAGAGGAAGATAAAACCTCATAACATGCAAAAGACGCTGCAACCGTCACACCACAACGCTCCACCTCGGGCCTAACGACCATCGGTTATCTAAAGTCACATTGATAAATAGTGCTGTATACAACGTTAATCAATCAGCTGTacagaagacaatagtgtcagTATTCAGCTCagttaaatgttgatttaattcagTTCAGCAGTTGTCTGTGTTACATAGTGCATTGAttattaaacattcaaataattaaattcagctataaaacagctttacagaagaCAAGTGTCAGTATCCGGCTCAGTTTATGttgtttcagttcagttcaataactgtcAATGTTATTGCTGCTGTTATCCCGCGGCCccaacactgctccgggtgtgtgttcacagtgtgtgtgtgtgttcactgctctgtgtgtgtgcaatttggatgggttaaatgcagagcacaaattctgagtatgggtcaccatacttggctgaatgtcacttcactttctttcactttcactttcaatgttgcaaaatcatcatttattaattctataaagcagctctacagaaaacAATAGTGTCATTGTCAACTCAGTTTAGTCATAACTATTACTCCGATTTCATAAATCTAGCTCAATTTAGTTCTATATTGATTCAGTTCAGCGGGGTTACAAAATTggactaatttaaaaaaaggtttttatttaatgaaaaatttgctttattaaacaaactattatttataagcttgttttcCACTTCTTGAGCCTGAAGTGGTGGAATTCTgctcaatattgataataattaaacaatatttttgctAAATGTGCTTTTGTGCTGAAACCTTGGCTCGTTTaggcctgtcatggataaataatgatgaaaatAAAACCACCAGTTTTGATAAATCGAGTTATTGAACCGTTCAATTAaaacgattcgttcaaaacggctgattcaatTAGAATCTAAACAAGCCTGCGTCCCAATGTGCATAATATCCATCCTATATTCTATGAGATATTAGTAAGTTTCAATACTATTTAGGGCAGATAGGCTGAATAGTGTGCACACTGGGATGCAGGGAACGTGTCCATctgaatcactggctcacttgattcattcaaaaaccaaTTCATTCATGCACTGTTGTctaaaattaatagcacatttgtgctCGTGCATGCAGGCCTATTAATATTCAGAAAAGTGCATTGCTTgcgcaatgaatataaaaacataaaaactcatacatgggtattttttctttaattgcttgaATTATAAGGTTATCTAAcctgtattatttaatattcttcATCGCGCAGTGAATGCATTTGGACTCTCGAGAcatgttttagtttgttttttgcaAGGTCGATGACTTGATCATGTCAGCTCATGTATCATCTCTCAATACCTcacaatcatttattttttaaacactgaatatGGCTATGAAATGATGATAATCTAACAGCATGAGATTGTTCTTGCTAATGCAAGCATGAACACCAGTGTGACCATGTGCGGAGTTGCTCCAAAGAAACTAaatttgtgtttatatttatgtttatatgttaATATGGTCATTTCCACTCAGGCCAATATATCAGCTGATGTCTGTTGGAGCCTCAAATCTGACATCTGCCTCCTAGTGAATGTACTGAATAACAGCAGCTACATACTGTATGTTTGCAGCCAAAGAAATCATTGAATTTGTGCATATTTTCAagactttaaaaaacatgtcttattattgaagtttaaaggaatagttcacccaaaaaaatgaaacttctgtcatttatagcacaattgtttatacacttatttatttgccaatttgtaattctcctgtaaatgtttttttttttttttttgtctttgtgttgtctctgtttactggaagcttatgtcactaaaacaaattccttgtatgcgcaagcatacttggcaataaagctctttctgattctgattctgatttactcaccctcatgttgttccaaacctgagtttaattttcttctgttgaaaatatattgttgttaactaaacagttgctggtagccattgacttagcCTACATGTATTTTTTTCCTAATATCGAAGTCATTGGCTATCAGCAATTCTTTAGTCgcccatattcttcaaaataatttACTGATGAcacatgatgacaaaatgttaatttctggGAGAACTATCGCTTTTACATATTAATCATTAGTTATTCAAGAGTGGAGCAATTTTCTGTAGTCCTCATTAGCCATGCATAATCATTATGTATCATATATGCTGGATTAAATTACTAGGAATAACTGCATACATGTATCTTACCTATATACCACATTTGCATGACATACTGTTTGATTAAGTGCTTTTAGTGCATCATTGTAAACGGTGGGCTGTTATTCTTTGTAGCTTGTCTGTATTTAAAGCTGCATGAGTCTATAAACTCTAGGAAGGCAAGAACGGTCTCTGTGCAGCATTGAGTTATCTTAATGACTGTCATGTGTCGGTCTGATGTTGTACACAAGACCGGGCGTTGTCTCATTACCAGCTCAGCCCTCTGGCCAGTGAGATGAACATAAAACTGTAAACAGGTCAGCTGATGCATGATGACCTTTTCCCTTTTCTGCTtatgaagaaagaaaaacagagaggATTCAGGTAATTCTGGAAAAGACCGGTAATCATTAAAAGACAAATAGTGATATAGAAAACTAGAAATAGCAGAAATAAAGCAGTTGTGTCAAAAGTTattccagatagatagataggtttgccCCATTGTATAGAATGGGAATACCAAATTTATAGTTTAGAATCATCATTGTACAAAGTTTGGCCAAAAATAGCCTGAAACCTAAAAACTGATtggtgaattaaaaaataaaaatggtttttgCCGATACATGCCTTTTCGTGTCTATTAAGTGTagttaaataaaattgtttttatatatatatatatatatatatataacttagtcTTGGCGTCCTCTACAAAGGACATAGAATACAATTTCTTCAATGctacaaaaaatgtaatgaaaaaaataaacattcacaaCTTTTTTTCTAGTCTCTTCCCAGCGTGCCCTGTGACGGCAGCgctcactgcgcatgcgcgcaCAATCATAAATATGCGCGCTGCCTAACAGACAGTCGACAGCAAATCAGGTAAGACGGTTCATTCAAACTATTATTCAATTTACTACATTTTCTGGAATCCGCGCATGTTTTAGCAATTCCTGTACTTGAAGTGCTGCTTTCAGGCTTTTAAACGGCGTGACATCAGCATGAGTGCCTTCAAACTGCCTGCACATTAGCTGCACGAGCTACTCACATTAGCTTAATCTGAAGCGTCGCTGGTTCATGTGCATTAAAGACACTGGTAATAGcaccgaccccccccccccccccagaactGTCCGTCTGCTGCATGCATATTAATGTGCTGTGCCTGTTACGACACACTTCAGGCAGGTTTGGACCAGGGACGCGTGTGTGTCATAATGTTTATATCTATCATTGgctgtgttgtgtttttgtccaCATTAGAAGCATTAGAACAGCGCGTGCCCGTGCTGACGTGCATCATTATCAAAATACGCTGTGGTTACtacaataaaaattttttttatgtttttactatgTTTTTGACAGAATGCTTTTGGAAGCTTCATACgtattttaaaagaaatcaaaAACTTATTTACTATGGTTTTACAGTGTCTGTGAGGGACTGTCGTCATACAGTTAATTATATTATCGTGTAATAATACGTGAacatttgtgtaaaatatttagtttctgttatttattttttctttttccctaTAGCACTGTACTGTtcgatgtattatttatttgcattcagttttatttttttatttaaacacaattttatttttattcagtcaatttttaaatcaaatgtatttttgtttatttacatttacatttattcatttagctgacgctttatccaaagcgacttacagatgaggacagtggaagcaatcaaaaacaacaaaaagagcaatgatataacaagtgctataacaagtctcagttagcttaacacagtacacgtagcatgggattttaaataatataataaataaaaagaaaacagataaaataaaaaaagaatagagcaagctagttttagaggtctttacacatacacacatacacacacacacacacacacacacacacacacacacacacacacatacaattgcatgattaatgaaaagaaaatagaatacaaaaagattagaaaggtagttagatttttttttaaagaatagaattagaatagtgagtgttaaagttagagggtcaaataaagatggaagagatgtgttttaagccgattcttgaagatggctaaggactcagcggctgggattgagttggggatgtcattccaccaggaggaacatttaatttaaaatttaaaaagagctgtttttgaaggagttatggttgatgtgcctaactgtatggtgaaattatgatgaaatgatgggtttgctggaatcacaagcagttctgtcttggcaaggttgagttgaaggtgatgttccatcatccaggaagaaatgtctgttagacaagctgagatgcgaatagctaccgtcggatcatcaggatggaattagaggtagagttgagtgtcatcagcatagaagtggtatgaaaagccatgtttctgaatgacagaacctaatgatgctaAAAGACAGACAAGAGAGGTGGtctaagaactgagccctgaggcaccccagtagttagatgttgtgacttggacacctcacctctccaagatactttgaaggacctatctgataggtaaaaccactgaaaaaccaaacagaagtgtggttcctgagatgccttttgccagtagggttgataggaggatctggtggataactgtgtcaaaagcagcggacagatcaagcaggataagtactgaagatttggattccgctcttgccagtcttagagcttcaacaactgagagcaaggcagtctcagttgaatgtccacttctgaagccagattggttgctgtcaaggaggttgttgtgtgtgagaaatgtagagacttggttgaacacagctcgttcaagtgtttttgcaatgaaaggaagaagggaaactggtctgtagttctctaaaagagatgggttgaggttgggtttcttaagtagtggagttatacgtgcctgtctaaatgatgagggaaaaacaccagtgtggagggatgtgtagTTTAATCTTGTTCTTCttataatgatatatttttttgaacACTTTAACTCCAGAGAAAAGGTTGTGCACTGCGaccttacatttatttaattttatcaaatatatttacatattattttatttgaatcaatttctacatttttatttgtttagtttaatcttatttattattattattatttaaaattttctctAAACATTAACATTGACTTTAGAGATAAGGTTCATGTCATTTTTGATAAAACAACTgacagcaaaaaaatattttattataataatattaaagatGCATGCCCTGGTTTAAATGGATTATAGcccctgacctttgacctctagaGCACTGATTCTATTACCCTACATTCACAAATCCCATTGAGTATTTTTGCTTTGTCCTGATATTTTCGTGTTGTTGACGTCCGATGAGCTCGGACCTAAAATCAAGAGTACAGAGCTCACTCTTACAAATTGAAGAGGAAAACAGAGTCAGGAAAGCGGAGATTCCTGTTTTTGCCGGTTGAAATCTAATAAGTGTAATTGGGAAATTCTGATGAACTGATTCAGAAAGGCACGAATACACAGACAGACTTACACAAGACATGAAAGTGAATTGGATGTTATCCTTTTGAGGGTCTTTTTCATGTCCATATGTctctctttttatatattttaatgacttaATATTTTTTACACTTGTGTCTAACCTAGATTTTCTATCTTACCATATGgaaattctttataaaaatataaatcgaTGCCCTTTTTATGATTTGTGTGTGCGTTTCTTAGGGATGCACCAATTTAAAAAAGTTCAGGCAGATACTGATagatgataattatttttatcttATGGTGTTAGTACAAtaatctttttaaattaaaattacaaaattctATTTAAAGTATGCTTTGatatatgagcatttattaaagtatttaaattcaaataatgactttttttacttttctgcaTCTTTGCTggttgaaatgttatttttactaatatgtgtgtgtatatatatatatatataattttatttttatttttttatataacctgCTGATATAAATGCTAATATTGGCTGATATtgatattgcatttatattttacattcatgcattcagCAATGCTTTTATTTCCTTACAATGTATTCAATGGACACATTCTTTTAATGAGTTCCTGCATTCTtggatattaatatatttaatctcTTTCCTTCTCTCAACAGCTGGAGCAATATGACTGTCTAGTTTCTTTCTGTCCTTTCTTGTGCTGTTTGTCgcgtgaggtcagaggtcatggcTGCTGATTGTGGCGTGTTCGTGGACTGGTCTCAGATGGGTGATGTGAGTCGCGACGCGGCTCCCGGTAAGATCGAATATAAAGACTTAAAGGAGCTAAAGCAGCACGCCCGCTCGGGCCAGTGGGCCAAAAATCACAGCCAGCGCTCGGCCGTTTACCAGCAGCTGCTCAAAGTGCTCCCGTGTCGCACCGTCACACCGGACGCCGCGGTCTACCGCGATATCGTAGGCAGTTCTAACAGCAAGCGCATCTCATCCACTCACCAGCTGCCTGAGTTCGTGGACGGGGTGGCAGTGCCATGCTACAGTCTAAAGCCCGAATCTGTGGGGTCGGTGCATGCTGTTCTATCCTGCATCGCAGGGCAGTTCCCGGATATCTCGTATTGCCCGTCTTTACCAGCGGTGACTGCGCTGCTGCTGCACTGGAGTGCTGATGAAGCGCAGTGCTTCGAGAGCGTCAGCCGCATGCTGGCCTGCAACGAACCCGGGCGCCGTTTATTAGATCAGACTTTCCTCGCATATCAATCGGCCAGCATGACCTTCGGCGACCTCGTGCATAAATACTGCCCGGCCGCGCATAAGCTGATGGTGGCCACTGCGACAGACGTCCTGGAGGTTTACTCCGACTGGCAGCGATGGGTTTTGGGCGACCTGCCTTTTAGCTTCGCTGCGCGTGTGATGGATGTTTACTTGGTGGAGGGGTATAAGGTCCTTTACCGTGTGGCACTGGCGATATTGAAGTTCTACCGCAAGCAGCGCAGCGCTGCAACAAGCTCGGCTTTAACCAAACAGGACTCGGTGGCAGTCAGGATCGATATCCAGGCGTTCGTGCAGAACATCGGGAAAAGTGTGACTCCAGACAAGCTGCTGGAAAAGGCCTTTTCCATCCGTCTGTTCAGCCGGAAAGAGATCACACTGCTGCAGCTGGCCAATGAGAAATCACTCCAGCAGAAAGGCATCACCGTCAAACAGAAGAGGTATTGATGACTATTACTACTATTCTACTCCTCACTCTTATACTGTACTGAttgattgttatttatttaaatcaaatgtgatttattttggtttttatttatttttcattatttaatttatttttgtgtgtgtatttaattcaaattaaatttattttgttttttattcaaatgcttttttattttgttttcatttgatttatgtatttaaagggttagttcacccggatagcaaaattatgtaattaataacttaccctcatgttgtttcaaacccgtaagacctccgtttatctttggaacacagtttaagatattttagatttagtccgagagctctcagtccctccattgaagctgtgtgtacggtctactgtccatgtccagaaaggtaagaaaaacatcatcaaagtagtccatgtgacatcagagggtcagttagaatttgttgaaaaatagcaaaaactacgactttattcagcattgtcttctcttccgtgtctgttgtgagagagttcaaaacaaagcagtttgtgatatccgattcgcgaacaaatcattcgatgtaaccggatcttcttgaaccagttcaccaaatcgaactgaatcgttttaaatggttcgcatctccaatacgcattaatccgcaaatgacttaagctgttaacttttttaatgtgtctgacactccctctgagttaaaacaaaccaatatcccggagtaattcatttactcaaacagtacactgactgaactgctgtgaagagagaactgaagatgaacaccgagccgagccagataaccaacaaaacattgactcgttctcaagtcaatTTGACTTTCATAGCTCATtctcttatttattaattttaccaACCCTAGACTTTTAAAAGGCTTGGTAATATgtgatgaggtcatgtgacatcACTAGCATGCTACTGTTTGAAATGCTTATAGTATTTAGTATACACTACACTAGGATGCTAATAATTAACACATTACAAAGAAGTCATTATTTCTGAGGCATTTATGGCATTGTCTGTTCATCTTAAACTAAGTATTTATGTCTATTCACTTTTCTGGGTGTTATTCCCTCATTTAGTTTGcattgtcacagtttacttttctttcttctttttatttccatttctGCTGCTCTCTACTTTCTGTGCTGTTCTTTAGCTCTATCAAAAGGTGGGTATCTCATCtctcatcataatcatcatcatcatcctcacttTGTTTTTCAGACTATTTCTGAGCCATTTATTTCTGTTGATGCACAGTGAAATATGCATTATTGTCATGCATTTTCCTTTCTTTATCTCTTTAGACAAAATGTCCAGTTAGCAGTGAATGCTGATAATTTCAGCTCGGAAATCGTCAGCGCGAAAGAGATCAGAGACATCTGGTCGTGGATCCCGGAGCGTTTCGCTTTATGTCAGCCGCAGCTTCTCTTCACCACATCTACACACGGCTGCAGCCTCAACAggtacgcacgcacgcacacagatacgaatgcacacacacacgcacgcatataCGCATACACACACGTACGCATGCACACGCACGCAGATacgcatgcacacgcacacacgcacgcagatACGCACGCAcatgcacgcacacgcacgcagaTACGCATGCTCACATGCACGCACGCAGATACGCATGCTCACATGCACGCACGCAgatacgcacgcacacacgcacgcagatacgcacgcacacgcacgcacgcagatACGCACGaatgcacgcacacgcacacagatactcatgcacgcacgcacgcagatacgcatgcacacacgcacgcagatacgcatgcacacacgcacgcagatacgcatgcacacacgcacgcacgcacacacgcacgcagatACGCACGCAGATACGCatgcacacacgcgcacgcagATACGCGCGCACACAGatacgcacacacacgcatgcaaacacacacacacacgcacgcatgcacacacacgcatacaaacacacacacgcatacacacatgcatatgcacgcacacacacacgaacacacacgcatgcacacgaacacacacgcatgcacacatacacacgtgtacacacacacacacacacacacacatgcatatgcacgcacacacacacaaacacacacgcatgcacacgtacacacacacacacacacacacatggctgcAGCCTAAACAggtgcacgcacgcacacacacacacacacacacacacataaacacatacacacacacatggctgCAGCCTCAACAGGTgcaaacatgcatacacacacacacacacataagcatacgcacacacacacataaacacatacacacacacacacacacacggctgcaGCTTCAACAGGTGCTGCATTAGATTACTGTGATATCAAAgcaagtggcatttattttaaagaaagtctTTATGCACAAGTAAATGCTTCAAGAAGTCATCGTGAGTAATCGTTAATATTCAGTTGAAGTGAGCTTGTTTTAAATATGGTTTGTGTTGTTTAATTCAGGTTTTATTCTCATTGTGAGGGATATGAGCCGACACTGATGCTCATCAGGACTACAGACGGAGAGGTACCTGAACCCTGTCTCTCGCTCGCGTTCTCTCTCCTTCTGTCATTCTGTTGGGTAGATATGTTGAGATTTACATTAGTTTGTTTAGCTCAAATGCAGGTGTTTTATGCAGACGCTTCTTCTGAGAAGGAAATCTTTGTTAGACTGAAGGTGGTTTAATTTATGCATGTTTAAGGAGGGGGAAAAATCTATTTGAAACTAAATTAGTAAATTAATGCACTTCTATCCGTTTGTATGCAACAATCCTTAAATATAGAAGCGCTAATAGAGTCAGTTCAGGTCAATCCAGAAGcctaatttaattatttagcatttttcatgggtttatagggccctatgaaatacatttaattatatatatttaaaaaaaatgtgctttaatttttcttttcatctttctAGACTGCATAAAAAATGTTAGTAATCAAAAAGAGTGTTCTAAAATcatgaaactaaaaaatataatttttagggCACTCTGAAATGCatatcatttatttttctattttgttttccatttttatttttctagactccattttaattaattaaatttagtaaTTAAA
This genomic stretch from Carassius carassius chromosome 42, fCarCar2.1, whole genome shotgun sequence harbors:
- the LOC132124370 gene encoding myeloid-associated differentiation marker-like protein 2, whose product is MEKPKFSLSTLKSTRSALHMLQIVMCVVTIAVSCVWDRPFHTYWIYCMVVWGLCPIISLIITIVEVFLIHKLILVFCMDWDDFTTGMAMMASLCTFSCTAMFANFYICQKCIWGWMVTILSAVCCVLYCVETFRDKCDATRSATYVSVLPGFIKILEAFVACIILISLIGYMGQPALLWCIVAYAVPLPLTLVTIIVNILTKLKNCLPFSIDCFTMLLLLISVLLYISAAILWPIYSFRGNPRPQDCPGNSCIWSIQFVVTFMTYVNLGLYVADLVLTCLGICGFKRSQ
- the LOC132124362 gene encoding TBC1 domain family member 24-like produces the protein MAADCGVFVDWSQMGDVSRDAAPGKIEYKDLKELKQHARSGQWAKNHSQRSAVYQQLLKVLPCRTVTPDAAVYRDIVGSSNSKRISSTHQLPEFVDGVAVPCYSLKPESVGSVHAVLSCIAGQFPDISYCPSLPAVTALLLHWSADEAQCFESVSRMLACNEPGRRLLDQTFLAYQSASMTFGDLVHKYCPAAHKLMVATATDVLEVYSDWQRWVLGDLPFSFAARVMDVYLVEGYKVLYRVALAILKFYRKQRSAATSSALTKQDSVAVRIDIQAFVQNIGKSVTPDKLLEKAFSIRLFSRKEITLLQLANEKSLQQKGITVKQKRQNVQLAVNADNFSSEIVSAKEIRDIWSWIPERFALCQPQLLFTTSTHGCSLNRFYSHCEGYEPTLMLIRTTDGEVCGAFLSTDWEERKRGGNKSSFFGTGECFVFRMKPEMERYEWVVIKHPELVNTAQSADNEQNSANNNDDAAQSLEEPTADASQLSPFLSTRHFNLNSTNTSMFMAGNVDSIIIGGGEGNALYIDSELNHGRTERCLTFDNPPLCAESFQIALLEVWGFRDAMAS
- the LOC132124417 gene encoding myeloid-associated differentiation marker-like protein 2 → MQCEVTVHMSTAHTSLASDEDKMLLGLSLSHIFRILEIVFCALALIIPMFRGPMYSPYGIWCEFVWVFGLVVAVVILVFEKCLVDKPVETFVLKHSWADLSCGLSLLSSLMLLSACLIYCTVFVCSICIADIICAIASILAFGVYVVDAVMLKLKCPEGYLSSVRGILRFSQAFVACLIFTAVHSYFLGVEEQFRPGGLIWCILVYVVCFIPTVVVIPLHLQKCVDLLRFCGLDKLELVLDIVAVALYISAAIIWPLFGYKNYNRDTYLIYRIHDLNLVTVLTYVNLGLYVADLIWTLIVLCKKR